A region from the Vibrio artabrorum genome encodes:
- a CDS encoding monovalent cation:proton antiporter-2 (CPA2) family protein produces the protein MTGYFLQAFIYLLAAVIAVPIAKRLGLGSVLGYLIAGVVIGPIIGLVGDETTTIQHFAEFGVVMMLFLVGLELEPKMLWAMRNRLVGLGGLQVGATAAVVMGIALVFGQPWTIALTIGLIFALSSTAIVLQTFNEKGLSKTEGGKNAFSVLLFQDIAVIPMLAFIPLLALPELVTLAESSAQAAAHHDDLSLVAGLPSWAYGLVITASIAIVVVGGHYLSRPLFRFVASSGLREIFTATALMLVIGIAALMSLVGLSPALGTFLAGVVLANSEFRHELESNIDPFKGLLLGLFFITVGAGINFGILFNDFALILALTLGVMILKALVLFTLALIFKIKNSDRWLFTLSLAQAGEFGFVLLSFSAQNHVLPADIVQTLSLVVALSMFLTPGLFILFDKVILPRYQQKSNDREEDTIDEKGTVIIAGIGRFGQIVNRLLVSNDVNTVVLDHQANQVDLLRSINIKSYFGDATRHDLLHTAGIEEAAMLVIAIDNPDSSVELVKYVKHTYPKVKILARAFDRGHSYRLKEAGADFVESETYHSALEMGAEALRSLGHHPFFVEQQKSTYQRVESRKSEKLYQAWSEAQENPRYDNNYRQIFINLEEAMKEDMKKDRSDKHSHSERGWTPPPKGYADNLDDEESQP, from the coding sequence TGATGCTATTTTTAGTCGGGCTTGAGCTTGAGCCTAAAATGCTGTGGGCGATGAGAAACCGCTTAGTTGGACTGGGTGGCCTTCAAGTTGGTGCAACAGCGGCAGTGGTTATGGGGATCGCATTAGTTTTTGGACAACCTTGGACGATCGCTCTTACTATTGGCTTGATCTTCGCTCTTTCATCTACCGCGATCGTTCTGCAAACTTTTAACGAAAAAGGGCTATCTAAGACAGAAGGGGGCAAAAATGCGTTCTCGGTCTTGCTGTTCCAAGATATCGCCGTGATTCCAATGCTCGCCTTCATTCCGTTGCTGGCTCTCCCTGAACTGGTGACTTTAGCAGAGAGCTCAGCTCAAGCCGCAGCACATCATGATGACTTAAGTTTGGTTGCAGGCTTACCAAGTTGGGCATACGGCCTAGTCATCACCGCCTCTATCGCGATTGTCGTTGTTGGTGGACATTATCTAAGTCGACCACTATTCCGTTTCGTTGCCAGTTCTGGCCTGCGTGAAATCTTTACAGCAACAGCACTGATGTTGGTTATTGGTATTGCAGCACTAATGAGCCTAGTCGGCTTATCGCCAGCATTAGGCACTTTCCTAGCCGGTGTTGTACTGGCTAACAGTGAATTCCGACATGAGCTGGAGTCCAACATTGATCCGTTCAAAGGCTTATTACTTGGACTGTTCTTTATTACCGTGGGTGCGGGTATCAACTTTGGGATACTGTTTAACGACTTTGCACTCATTCTTGCTTTGACATTGGGCGTGATGATACTTAAAGCACTGGTGCTGTTTACGCTGGCATTAATATTCAAGATCAAGAACAGCGATCGTTGGCTGTTTACATTGAGCTTGGCACAAGCCGGTGAGTTTGGTTTTGTGTTATTGAGTTTCTCCGCTCAAAACCACGTATTACCTGCTGATATCGTCCAGACCCTGTCGCTAGTTGTCGCGCTTTCAATGTTCCTAACACCCGGGTTATTCATTCTATTTGATAAAGTGATATTGCCTCGTTACCAACAAAAATCGAACGACCGCGAAGAAGATACCATCGACGAAAAAGGCACGGTCATTATTGCTGGCATTGGTCGATTCGGTCAAATCGTTAACCGCCTTTTGGTCTCGAATGACGTCAATACGGTGGTTCTGGATCATCAAGCAAACCAAGTTGACTTGCTGCGTTCCATCAATATTAAGTCTTACTTTGGTGACGCCACTCGTCATGACCTATTGCATACCGCTGGAATCGAAGAAGCGGCGATGCTTGTCATTGCCATCGATAACCCAGATTCAAGCGTTGAATTGGTTAAATACGTCAAACATACCTACCCTAAAGTAAAAATCTTAGCACGTGCATTCGACCGCGGTCATAGTTACCGATTAAAAGAAGCAGGGGCTGACTTTGTAGAATCAGAAACGTATCACTCAGCGCTTGAGATGGGGGCTGAAGCCTTACGTTCTTTAGGTCACCACCCCTTCTTCGTCGAACAACAAAAATCAACGTATCAACGTGTTGAAAGCCGCAAGTCTGAAAAACTTTACCAAGCTTGGTCTGAAGCTCAAGAGAACCCGCGCTACGACAACAATTATCGACAAATCTTCATTAATCTTGAAGAAGCAATGAAAGAAGATATGAAAAAAGACCGTTCAGATAAACATAGTCATTCTGAGCGTGGTTGGACACCACCACCGAAAGGCTACGCTGACAATTTGGACGATGAAGAGTCTCAACCGTAA
- a CDS encoding LysR family transcriptional regulator yields MINPLWLNTFKTLVEVGHFTQTADKLYMTQPGVSQHIKKLEQACNCDLLSREKKSFELTEQGRIVYRYALQLAKNQEDLFESLSFDNPYAGQCNLSCSGSLSLRLYPKLLQLQQQHRELSIHLEAAPNQKILNDLLQGNTDIGIVRHSPNDSYYQSQVIGQESLHLIVPHNLADLEITPTVLNDIGLIAHPDSAHYLSLYFDLCGDKDLASINVNEIPKSGYINQLHQILLPVSKGLGFTVLPASAVEHFPERDKLHVVPPKVEVEETLYLVQKRNQKLPHRYDAVIELIKQNVNS; encoded by the coding sequence ATGATTAACCCACTTTGGCTCAATACGTTTAAGACTCTGGTTGAAGTTGGTCATTTCACTCAAACTGCAGACAAGCTGTACATGACACAACCGGGTGTGAGCCAACACATCAAAAAACTTGAGCAAGCTTGCAACTGTGACCTGTTATCTCGGGAAAAAAAGAGTTTTGAATTGACTGAACAAGGTCGGATTGTCTATCGCTATGCACTTCAGTTAGCGAAAAACCAAGAAGACTTATTTGAGTCTCTAAGTTTTGATAACCCTTATGCAGGCCAATGTAACCTCTCCTGTTCTGGCTCTTTATCTTTACGACTTTATCCGAAGCTTCTTCAACTGCAACAGCAACATCGAGAATTAAGCATTCACCTCGAAGCGGCGCCAAACCAAAAGATATTGAATGACTTACTCCAAGGCAATACCGATATCGGCATTGTGAGGCACTCACCTAACGACAGCTACTACCAAAGCCAAGTCATAGGCCAAGAGAGTCTGCACCTTATCGTTCCCCACAATCTTGCAGATCTAGAGATAACACCAACGGTGTTAAACGACATTGGCCTCATTGCACACCCAGATTCGGCTCACTATCTGTCTTTATATTTTGACTTATGTGGGGATAAGGATCTTGCGAGTATCAACGTTAATGAGATACCAAAGTCTGGCTACATCAATCAACTTCACCAGATCTTACTGCCAGTATCAAAAGGGTTGGGCTTTACCGTGTTACCGGCTAGTGCGGTTGAACACTTTCCAGAAAGAGACAAACTGCACGTTGTGCCGCCCAAGGTTGAAGTTGAGGAGACCTTGTATTTGGTTCAGAAAAGAAATCAAAAACTGCCACACAGGTACGATGCGGTCATTGAGTTAATCAAACAAAACGTAAACAGCTAG